Proteins from a genomic interval of Chroococcidiopsis thermalis PCC 7203:
- a CDS encoding YggT family protein → MSSTQLLVNTLATFIQIYSVLIIIRILLTWFPSIDWYNQPFAALSQITDPYLNLFRSIIPPLGGIDISPILAILLLNLAGSLVGGLSGSPTMGF, encoded by the coding sequence ATGAGTTCAACCCAGCTGCTGGTAAATACACTTGCAACCTTCATCCAAATTTATTCTGTTCTCATTATTATTCGGATTTTGCTGACCTGGTTTCCCAGTATTGACTGGTACAATCAGCCTTTCGCAGCGTTGAGCCAAATCACAGACCCCTACTTAAACTTGTTTCGCTCAATTATCCCGCCTCTAGGTGGGATTGATATTTCTCCCATCTTGGCAATTCTTTTACTCAATTTGGCGGGTAGTTTGGTCGGTGGATTGAGCGGATCTCCGACAATGGGTTTTTAA
- a CDS encoding nuclear transport factor 2 family protein → MHQEADYQSKRQQKITRRRMLLVTGAGLSALVLSSFNPLQLSAQTPKRALSSNDILAIQQLNSNYFYTLDALKEGNNAVKWADTFTPDGIFSLTSADGTVIVQATGTQELINTYNAFPDVQTTRHWNNNLLIEPDFGGAKGGCYVIAMNIQSIPATIVRTGLYEDRLVKFGENWKFQARTLILDPNVPAPTMNYIQ, encoded by the coding sequence ATGCATCAAGAGGCGGACTATCAAAGCAAGCGACAACAGAAAATTACAAGACGAAGAATGTTGCTTGTAACCGGAGCTGGACTCTCAGCACTAGTTTTGAGTAGTTTTAATCCCTTGCAACTCTCTGCCCAGACTCCTAAGAGAGCCCTGTCATCCAACGATATCTTGGCGATTCAGCAGCTCAATAGCAACTATTTCTATACTCTTGATGCCCTCAAAGAAGGCAATAACGCTGTTAAATGGGCAGATACATTCACGCCTGATGGTATATTCTCGCTAACGAGCGCGGATGGGACAGTTATAGTACAGGCGACAGGGACGCAGGAGTTAATCAATACTTACAATGCCTTTCCTGACGTGCAAACTACTCGGCACTGGAACAATAACCTCCTGATCGAACCTGATTTTGGAGGTGCTAAAGGAGGATGTTATGTCATCGCCATGAATATCCAGAGTATTCCCGCCACAATCGTTAGAACTGGATTATACGAAGATCGATTAGTGAAATTTGGCGAAAATTGGAAGTTTCAAGCTCGAACTCTCATCCTCGATCCTAACGTCCCTGCACCAACGATGAACTATATTCAATAA
- a CDS encoding thiamine pyrophosphate-binding protein, with protein MINKTGRFAILEQFLADGIRYIFGNPGTVEQGFLDALWEYPDLKYILTLQETVAVMAADGYARATRKPTVVQIHSTPGLGNAIGALYQAKRGHSPLVVIGGDAGIKYQAMDAQMAGDLVAFAKPVTKWSTMVMEPSSLLRVLRRAIKIATTPPTGPVYVCLPQDVLDAPAVEEVRPTSFPSTKVMPDEATLKTGATMLAAAQKPMIFVGDGVAFSGAQDELARVAELLGAEVWEADAGELNMSHAHPLYQGATGHMFGDRSLPITSKGDVNLVCGTYLLPEVFPERGNIFAPGAKAIHIDLNAYEIAKNHPVDLGIVSDPQLTIAKLANILEAIMTTEQKESAKARTTEITQAKIAKHESELARDRAVWDAVPLHLSRFMAELATQLPEDAIIFDEALTNSPAVTRYRPTTKPGHYFLTRGGSLGVGIPGAIGVKLANPDKTVIGLTGDGGAMYTIQALWSAARHNVDAKFIVCNNRSYRILQLNIQAYWKEQGIAEHDFPLCFDLSKPTIRFDEIARSMGVAAVRVEQPEEIAPAIKQALSHQGPFLIELILEGNVHPNAIGVRCGQ; from the coding sequence ATGATTAATAAAACTGGACGTTTTGCAATTCTGGAGCAATTTCTGGCAGATGGCATCCGTTACATATTTGGTAACCCCGGTACAGTTGAACAGGGTTTTCTTGATGCCCTTTGGGAATACCCAGATCTGAAATACATTTTGACGCTGCAAGAGACTGTTGCAGTGATGGCAGCTGATGGTTACGCACGAGCAACTCGGAAGCCAACAGTCGTGCAGATACACAGCACTCCTGGTTTAGGGAATGCGATCGGAGCGCTTTACCAGGCAAAGCGGGGTCACTCTCCACTAGTGGTTATCGGTGGAGATGCTGGAATCAAGTATCAAGCAATGGACGCTCAAATGGCAGGCGATCTAGTGGCTTTCGCTAAGCCTGTTACCAAATGGTCAACGATGGTAATGGAACCATCCTCGCTCCTACGGGTGCTGCGGCGGGCGATCAAGATTGCAACCACTCCTCCAACCGGACCAGTGTATGTTTGCTTGCCACAGGATGTTTTGGATGCTCCTGCGGTTGAGGAAGTAAGACCAACTTCGTTTCCCTCCACCAAAGTCATGCCAGATGAAGCAACGCTCAAGACTGGAGCCACAATGCTAGCAGCGGCTCAAAAGCCGATGATTTTTGTGGGAGATGGAGTTGCTTTTTCTGGGGCGCAGGATGAACTGGCTCGCGTTGCCGAACTCTTAGGTGCAGAGGTATGGGAAGCAGATGCTGGTGAGTTGAACATGAGCCATGCCCATCCCCTGTATCAGGGTGCAACAGGACATATGTTTGGCGATCGCAGCTTGCCGATTACGTCTAAGGGAGATGTCAATTTAGTTTGTGGCACTTACCTTTTGCCAGAGGTTTTCCCTGAAAGGGGTAATATCTTTGCTCCTGGTGCAAAGGCGATCCACATCGATCTCAATGCCTATGAGATTGCTAAAAATCACCCTGTCGATCTTGGGATAGTCAGCGATCCTCAACTGACCATTGCGAAGCTGGCGAATATTCTTGAAGCAATCATGACAACAGAACAGAAAGAATCTGCTAAGGCTCGAACTACTGAAATTACTCAAGCTAAAATAGCCAAACATGAAAGTGAGTTGGCACGCGATCGCGCTGTATGGGATGCCGTACCTCTGCATTTATCTCGGTTTATGGCAGAACTGGCAACTCAATTACCAGAAGATGCCATTATCTTTGATGAAGCTTTAACTAACTCCCCTGCGGTTACACGCTATAGACCGACAACGAAACCAGGACACTACTTCTTGACTCGTGGTGGTTCCTTGGGTGTAGGAATACCTGGGGCGATCGGTGTAAAACTTGCTAACCCCGATAAGACCGTCATTGGGTTAACAGGTGACGGTGGGGCTATGTATACTATTCAGGCTCTTTGGTCAGCCGCTCGCCATAACGTAGATGCTAAGTTCATCGTCTGTAATAACAGGTCTTACCGAATCTTACAGTTGAATATCCAAGCTTACTGGAAGGAGCAGGGTATTGCAGAGCATGATTTTCCCTTGTGCTTTGATTTATCTAAGCCAACCATTCGCTTTGACGAAATAGCACGTTCAATGGGAGTTGCAGCAGTCCGAGTCGAGCAGCCAGAAGAGATTGCCCCCGCCATCAAACAAGCTTTATCCCATCAAGGACCATTTTTAATTGAGCTGATCTTAGAAGGTAACGTTCATCCAAACGCGATCGGCGTTAGGTGTGGGCAGTAA
- the xylB gene encoding xylulokinase — translation MADVVIGLDLGTGGVRAIAVDLQGKPIAQTTRSYPLLTPQPGWTEQNPADWVAASLEALSDLTQKLNGHSATALGLSGQMHGMVPLDADGKVIRAAILWNDQRTGTAVDAIETAIGRQELIQRTGNPAITGFQLPKVVWLQTAEPQAYDRLQQILLPKDYLGYVLTGEAVTEPSDASGTGCLNLARQWDADILNALEIDVGLFPAVVESTAIAGRLKSEIASRTGLPAGLPVVAGGGDNAAAAIGLGISSSHLNRGSLSIGTSGVIFVPCDRPVPDPEGRVHLFCHADGGYHLLGVTLAAGGALRWYKDTFASKLAFTDLMEMAERSLPGARGVLFLPHLAGERSPYLDPDTRGAWVNLSLAHTQADLVRAVLEGVAFSLRTAMEIVSEITPVHQLLATGGGARSNTWLRILADILQAELMAPSSEEGAAYGAAILAMVGVGAHPDLEAAFEILPQDNKVVQPQANPAYEAAFKRYSLLYEALKAVR, via the coding sequence TTGGCTGACGTTGTTATTGGTTTAGATTTGGGTACGGGAGGGGTGCGAGCGATCGCAGTCGATCTCCAAGGGAAACCGATCGCGCAGACGACGAGAAGCTATCCCCTGTTAACACCACAACCTGGTTGGACTGAGCAAAACCCTGCTGATTGGGTTGCAGCTAGTCTAGAAGCCCTGTCAGATCTGACGCAAAAGCTGAACGGGCACTCAGCGACCGCCCTGGGTTTATCTGGACAAATGCATGGTATGGTACCGCTCGATGCAGATGGTAAAGTGATTAGAGCGGCAATTTTGTGGAACGACCAGCGCACGGGTACAGCGGTTGATGCCATTGAAACTGCAATTGGGCGACAAGAGTTAATTCAACGCACGGGAAATCCAGCAATTACGGGATTTCAACTGCCGAAGGTGGTGTGGTTGCAGACAGCAGAACCGCAGGCATACGATCGCCTACAGCAGATTCTTTTGCCAAAAGACTATCTTGGATACGTGCTGACAGGGGAGGCAGTGACAGAGCCTTCTGACGCATCCGGTACGGGATGTTTGAATCTAGCGCGGCAATGGGATGCAGATATACTGAATGCCTTGGAGATCGATGTAGGGCTATTTCCTGCCGTAGTTGAATCCACCGCGATCGCCGGACGGTTGAAATCGGAAATAGCTAGTCGTACGGGATTACCTGCTGGATTACCTGTGGTTGCGGGTGGTGGTGACAATGCAGCGGCGGCGATTGGCTTGGGTATTTCGTCTAGTCATTTAAACCGGGGCAGTCTCAGTATCGGTACATCGGGAGTTATTTTTGTCCCGTGCGATCGCCCGGTTCCCGATCCTGAAGGGCGAGTGCATTTGTTTTGCCATGCTGACGGTGGTTATCACTTACTGGGAGTGACGCTAGCGGCTGGTGGGGCGCTGCGTTGGTACAAAGATACATTTGCCTCAAAGCTTGCCTTTACCGATTTGATGGAGATGGCAGAGCGATCGCTACCTGGTGCGCGTGGGGTGCTATTTCTACCCCATTTAGCAGGAGAACGCAGCCCCTACCTCGATCCTGATACTCGCGGGGCTTGGGTTAACCTGTCGTTGGCTCATACACAGGCAGATTTGGTTCGTGCCGTTTTAGAGGGGGTTGCATTTAGCTTGCGAACGGCAATGGAGATCGTTAGTGAGATTACGCCCGTTCATCAACTCTTAGCAACGGGTGGAGGCGCGAGATCTAACACTTGGTTGCGGATTCTGGCAGACATTTTACAAGCAGAACTGATGGCTCCTTCTTCAGAAGAAGGAGCCGCTTATGGAGCTGCTATTCTAGCAATGGTAGGAGTTGGCGCGCATCCAGATTTAGAGGCGGCGTTTGAGATCCTACCCCAGGATAATAAAGTCGTACAGCCACAAGCAAACCCTGCATACGAAGCAGCATTCAAGCGATACAGCTTACTATACGAAGCCCTCAAAGCCGTTCGTTAA
- a CDS encoding VOC family protein, protein MTDKSEGLLATVKHLGVSIAVSNLEATARWYKEQLGFEEVLRREFPEFGTRIVFIETNGVRIELIEDKNWHPINRPDPPQHTSIQGVSQITFKVDDIQTAIARVKSRPIKIAWDLVIVKDIGFKEFFIRDNEGNIIQFLETFEPIR, encoded by the coding sequence ATGACAGATAAAAGTGAAGGTCTTCTAGCTACTGTGAAGCATCTCGGAGTTTCTATTGCAGTGTCGAATCTGGAAGCAACAGCTAGGTGGTACAAAGAGCAATTAGGTTTCGAGGAAGTCCTAAGAAGAGAATTCCCAGAATTTGGCACTCGGATTGTATTTATTGAGACAAACGGTGTCAGAATCGAATTGATCGAGGATAAGAATTGGCATCCTATAAATCGTCCAGATCCCCCCCAACACACTTCAATTCAAGGTGTCAGCCAGATTACTTTCAAAGTTGATGACATTCAAACAGCGATCGCACGGGTCAAAAGCCGACCGATTAAAATTGCTTGGGATCTCGTTATTGTCAAGGATATCGGTTTTAAAGAATTTTTTATCAGAGACAACGAAGGTAATATCATTCAATTTCTAGAAACGTTTGAACCCATACGTTAA
- a CDS encoding EthD family reductase, whose protein sequence is MIHQLIFAHPKPGMTEKEFQDYWVNFHAVYYASKISQIKRYLVDTRIPFGQEPEDPLFSGVAEIWLENEEEQLASLQSKEFLAGARLDEPNWAAFWRTMVLDTTAHVLMEGEPLKKDSTLVKIFALVKRKAGMPLEEFRQYSLEVHAPKDLKLPGLRRYLQCHVRDSFYAIGESILDCVSQLWFDDIQSLEKALNSPQGKESEWDLANFVEPKYAHTFVAKEHWIIGPEFR, encoded by the coding sequence ATGATCCATCAACTTATATTTGCCCACCCTAAGCCAGGTATGACTGAGAAAGAGTTCCAGGATTACTGGGTCAATTTTCATGCAGTTTACTATGCCAGTAAGATTTCTCAGATCAAGCGTTACTTGGTTGATACCCGCATCCCATTTGGTCAAGAGCCAGAAGACCCTCTTTTTAGTGGTGTAGCGGAAATATGGCTAGAGAACGAGGAAGAGCAACTAGCATCTCTTCAGTCAAAGGAGTTTTTAGCAGGAGCGCGGCTGGATGAGCCTAACTGGGCAGCTTTCTGGCGCACTATGGTACTAGATACAACAGCTCACGTCCTGATGGAAGGCGAACCTTTGAAAAAAGATTCGACTTTGGTTAAAATTTTTGCTCTAGTTAAGCGTAAGGCTGGAATGCCGCTGGAGGAATTTCGTCAATACAGTTTGGAGGTTCATGCGCCCAAGGATCTAAAACTTCCAGGTCTACGGCGTTATCTTCAGTGTCACGTGCGCGATAGTTTCTACGCTATTGGAGAATCAATCCTCGATTGTGTTTCACAGTTGTGGTTTGATGACATTCAGTCGCTAGAAAAAGCTTTGAACTCGCCGCAAGGCAAAGAATCTGAGTGGGATTTAGCTAATTTTGTCGAACCTAAATATGCTCATACCTTTGTCGCAAAAGAACATTGGATTATTGGTCCAGAATTCCGCTAG
- a CDS encoding type 1 glutamine amidotransferase domain-containing protein yields the protein MKKILLVLSEWGYWGEELIGPLEACDAAGYDITFLTPTGKKPTPLSVSCSPGYIDPPLGRSVTSEEMAEKTRQVNESNRLDRPKNLASWIPQRPYPSSPTYLRDMEAYYMKLDKIVAEELGEYDALAIVGGSGAMIDLANNQRLHELILGFYKLNKPIAAECYGVACLAFARDFREKRSLIWGKHVTGHPIDYDYLDGTGFEGFHGVDGSNRRFGDGYINFGPPFYPLEFILRDAVGLDGAFIGNVGHQTSVLVDYPFITSRSTASSRECGRILVQVLEKGLTRYGW from the coding sequence GTGAAAAAAATTCTGTTGGTGCTATCAGAGTGGGGTTATTGGGGAGAAGAACTAATTGGTCCGTTAGAGGCATGTGACGCTGCCGGATATGACATCACATTTCTAACTCCGACTGGAAAGAAGCCAACTCCATTATCAGTCAGTTGCTCGCCAGGTTACATCGATCCACCCTTGGGTAGGTCAGTGACCTCGGAAGAAATGGCTGAAAAAACGCGGCAAGTGAATGAGTCAAATCGATTAGACCGACCCAAAAATCTTGCAAGTTGGATACCTCAGCGACCTTATCCTAGCTCTCCAACTTATCTCAGAGATATGGAAGCTTACTACATGAAGCTCGATAAGATCGTTGCCGAGGAACTGGGAGAGTATGATGCTCTCGCGATCGTCGGTGGTAGTGGAGCAATGATCGATCTAGCAAATAATCAGAGACTGCACGAGCTGATTCTTGGCTTTTATAAGCTCAATAAGCCAATTGCAGCCGAGTGCTACGGTGTTGCTTGTCTGGCATTTGCACGAGACTTTAGAGAGAAAAGGAGCTTGATCTGGGGCAAGCACGTCACGGGTCATCCCATTGACTATGATTACTTAGATGGTACGGGCTTTGAAGGTTTTCATGGGGTTGATGGCTCTAATAGAAGATTTGGAGATGGGTACATTAACTTTGGTCCTCCCTTCTACCCACTAGAGTTCATCCTTCGCGATGCTGTGGGATTGGATGGTGCTTTTATTGGTAATGTAGGACATCAGACATCGGTTCTTGTTGACTATCCCTTCATCACCAGTCGCTCAACTGCATCTTCTCGCGAGTGCGGTCGTATCTTGGTGCAAGTGTTGGAGAAGGGACTGACTCGCTATGGTTGGTAG
- the upp gene encoding uracil phosphoribosyltransferase, with the protein MTLQLRVYVPPHPLIQHWLGVARDADTPSVLFKSAMTELGRWLTYEAVREWLPTEELTVQTPLATCPATMINPTVPIAIVPILRAGLALLESAQTVLPLASIYHLGLVRNEETLEASCYLNKLPAQFPPGTRVLITEPMLATGGSIMMTMSELTKRGVDPALTRIISIVAAPPALQKLSVAYPGLVVYTATIDEGVNSQGFIVPGLGDAGDRTFGT; encoded by the coding sequence ATGACATTGCAACTGCGCGTTTACGTTCCTCCCCACCCATTAATTCAGCATTGGTTGGGTGTTGCTCGCGATGCTGATACCCCTTCTGTGCTATTTAAAAGCGCAATGACAGAACTAGGACGATGGTTGACCTACGAAGCAGTACGCGAATGGTTGCCAACAGAGGAATTAACCGTGCAAACGCCTCTAGCTACTTGTCCGGCAACAATGATTAATCCTACAGTGCCGATCGCGATCGTCCCAATTTTACGAGCGGGCTTAGCATTGCTAGAGTCAGCGCAAACTGTATTACCTTTAGCATCAATTTACCATCTCGGTTTGGTGCGTAATGAAGAAACGCTGGAAGCAAGTTGCTATCTGAATAAATTACCAGCTCAGTTTCCACCTGGGACGCGGGTGTTGATTACCGAACCGATGTTAGCAACGGGAGGTTCGATTATGATGACAATGAGCGAACTAACCAAACGGGGAGTCGATCCGGCGCTAACACGAATTATTTCCATTGTTGCCGCTCCCCCAGCTTTACAAAAATTAAGTGTGGCGTATCCCGGCTTAGTTGTATACACGGCAACCATTGACGAGGGAGTGAATAGCCAAGGCTTTATCGTGCCAGGATTGGGAGACGCGGGCGATCGCACCTTCGGTACATAA
- a CDS encoding GMC oxidoreductase, producing the protein MTDIKAIVIGSGFGGAVAALRLGRAGVETLVLERGRRWTIEDPTKNATFATFRNPDRRAEWLNTVTKTPGYEGIPIEKYTGVLEILERGDYKFLVGCGVGGGSLAYGGILIQPPQELFKQVFPSSINYDEMDAVYFPRVHSVIGSAPIPDDVLESEYYLGLKILEQHALKAGFPYVESTNCGLINGVNRFPMGIDWDIVREEMVGKRVPSVIAAEFWFGNNSGGKKTLDRNYLKLAEETAAVEIRTHHVVTKVAERPEGGYAVVVDIINDSGEVINQQTLTCEYLFMAAGVMGTCELLIKAKAKGDLPKINDRIGQGFGNDGDTYAFRTNLSETTNPHLGGPGAIAVLNYDNPIFPCVMMRAPLPRFERDFPNKNVIGSFVFAMTPYRGNFSYDPASDTVQLNFASDPKAKEAAKYLAELLSEKNGGEVPPIASQTTGHQLGGACMGQVCDDCGRVEGHSHLYVVDGALIPGSSTCVNPALTIAAIAERCLERILAEDIQHS; encoded by the coding sequence ATGACTGATATCAAAGCAATTGTAATCGGCAGTGGTTTCGGTGGAGCAGTAGCTGCCTTACGCTTAGGACGAGCAGGAGTTGAAACTCTTGTTTTAGAGAGGGGACGGCGCTGGACAATTGAAGATCCTACTAAAAATGCAACTTTTGCAACATTTAGAAATCCAGATAGACGAGCAGAGTGGCTGAATACAGTCACAAAAACCCCAGGTTATGAAGGAATTCCGATTGAAAAATACACCGGGGTACTCGAAATTTTAGAAAGAGGAGACTACAAGTTTTTAGTCGGGTGTGGTGTGGGTGGTGGTTCTTTGGCATATGGGGGAATTTTAATTCAACCACCGCAGGAACTATTCAAGCAGGTGTTTCCTAGCTCCATTAACTATGACGAAATGGATGCTGTTTATTTTCCCCGAGTCCACTCTGTTATTGGCAGCGCCCCTATTCCAGATGATGTTCTAGAAAGTGAATATTACCTGGGATTAAAGATACTGGAACAACACGCTCTCAAGGCAGGATTCCCTTATGTCGAATCTACCAATTGTGGCTTAATCAACGGAGTTAATCGATTTCCAATGGGAATTGATTGGGATATTGTCCGAGAAGAAATGGTAGGAAAAAGAGTGCCATCTGTGATTGCAGCTGAGTTTTGGTTTGGCAATAACAGTGGTGGTAAAAAAACACTGGATCGAAACTACCTGAAGTTAGCTGAGGAAACGGCTGCCGTTGAAATTCGCACTCATCATGTTGTCACCAAAGTTGCGGAAAGACCGGAAGGTGGTTATGCAGTTGTAGTAGACATAATTAACGACTCTGGTGAAGTTATTAACCAACAAACTTTAACTTGTGAGTACCTGTTCATGGCTGCTGGTGTCATGGGGACTTGCGAACTCCTAATCAAAGCTAAAGCTAAGGGAGATTTACCAAAAATCAACGATCGCATAGGACAGGGATTTGGCAACGATGGCGATACCTATGCCTTTCGCACCAATCTGTCAGAAACTACCAACCCGCATTTAGGCGGTCCAGGTGCGATCGCTGTTCTCAATTATGATAATCCCATCTTTCCCTGTGTGATGATGCGAGCGCCATTACCGAGATTTGAACGAGATTTTCCGAATAAAAATGTCATTGGTAGCTTTGTCTTTGCTATGACCCCTTATCGAGGCAACTTTAGCTACGACCCAGCTTCAGATACAGTCCAATTAAATTTTGCCAGCGACCCCAAAGCCAAAGAAGCTGCTAAGTATTTAGCCGAACTGCTGAGCGAGAAAAATGGTGGCGAAGTGCCTCCGATTGCCTCTCAGACGACTGGTCATCAACTGGGAGGAGCCTGTATGGGTCAAGTTTGCGATGACTGCGGGCGCGTGGAAGGGCATTCACACCTATATGTTGTCGATGGTGCTTTAATTCCAGGGTCTAGTACCTGTGTCAATCCGGCACTAACAATCGCGGCGATCGCCGAGCGTTGTCTAGAGCGGATTTTGGCTGAGGATATTCAACATTCATGA
- a CDS encoding DJ-1/PfpI family protein: protein MLVSHLYQSGSRHHFSKGVLKNREETAKLQGKKIGILIESDFYEHEIWYYHYRFAEEGAETHLLTRLWGQQSLTFQGHEYHAPLDCHESFEDIDDRELNTYAAIIVPSAFVADRLRYTEDLSQLPPATGFLKQAFANQNILKGIICHGMWLVAPVPELVRDRRVTCHNNLHGDVVNMGAIYTDRDVVVDGDLVTGRSGAHCHLFAQKIIEILAVR from the coding sequence ATGTTGGTTTCTCATTTGTACCAGTCGGGATCTCGGCATCACTTTTCTAAAGGGGTACTAAAAAACCGGGAAGAAACAGCAAAACTGCAAGGAAAAAAAATTGGTATTCTGATTGAAAGTGACTTCTACGAACATGAAATTTGGTATTACCATTACCGCTTTGCAGAAGAAGGTGCTGAAACTCATCTCCTCACCCGCTTGTGGGGGCAACAGTCTTTAACTTTTCAAGGACATGAATATCATGCACCGCTGGATTGTCATGAAAGTTTTGAGGATATAGACGATCGCGAACTCAATACTTATGCTGCTATCATTGTACCATCTGCCTTTGTAGCTGACCGTCTCAGGTATACAGAAGATCTAAGCCAACTTCCACCAGCTACTGGATTTCTGAAGCAAGCTTTTGCCAATCAAAACATTTTGAAAGGAATTATTTGTCATGGTATGTGGCTAGTTGCACCTGTGCCAGAACTAGTACGCGATCGCCGCGTGACTTGCCACAACAATTTGCATGGTGATGTTGTGAATATGGGTGCTATCTACACCGATCGAGATGTGGTTGTGGATGGAGATTTAGTCACAGGACGTAGCGGCGCTCATTGTCACTTATTCGCCCAGAAAATCATTGAAATACTGGCTGTAAGATAA
- a CDS encoding ankyrin repeat domain-containing protein, translated as MSQEETQKVAEKWFNALDLADYETAMSCLADDIEWINLQPVKGVSDIIPWIGTSHGVAEVTKSFQVRDRIAEVKVFKPVELVVQGDRAFGTVHDMTTIKATGLTFDVTFATWMQIQDGKIVKWKSYCDPSPIVAAFRGDSKARLIEAVENEDLEAATSLLQQGADPNTRNPENGLTVLMTAACHANVAMVKLLLDAGADVLTTDRKTGATPLHKACQGGSVEVARLLLDAGAFIDAVTPTMGHTPIMDALWYKWLELVKLLVERGANLNLSTHYGFTLDDHLNFELNVNQGEEKQKFIVIKQIVDAGRKAARESIESQQVMAATDRGNLDAVKQLIENKADVNTVYPHINSFLDGHTPLLVAARDGHTEIVRELLKAGAKVRVEDWVFKGSPIHKATYNGNPEILKMLVEHPDIDLDVQGPINGYTPLHDALWHGYNECAEILINANARLDLKGHDGKTPLDISIDVYGSDGEIPKLIRSKMI; from the coding sequence ATGAGCCAGGAAGAAACACAGAAAGTCGCCGAAAAGTGGTTCAACGCGCTAGATCTAGCTGACTATGAAACCGCAATGAGTTGTCTGGCAGACGATATCGAGTGGATCAATCTCCAACCAGTTAAGGGTGTCAGCGATATCATTCCCTGGATTGGTACGTCTCACGGTGTTGCTGAGGTGACAAAATCTTTTCAAGTCCGCGATCGCATAGCTGAGGTTAAGGTTTTTAAACCTGTCGAGCTAGTCGTGCAAGGCGATCGGGCATTTGGCACCGTGCATGACATGACAACAATTAAAGCAACTGGACTCACCTTCGACGTCACTTTTGCTACCTGGATGCAGATTCAAGATGGGAAAATTGTGAAATGGAAATCTTACTGCGACCCGTCCCCGATCGTTGCAGCATTTCGGGGAGATTCAAAGGCTCGTTTAATCGAAGCTGTAGAAAATGAGGATCTAGAGGCAGCTACAAGTCTCCTACAACAGGGAGCCGATCCTAATACCCGCAATCCAGAAAACGGATTGACTGTATTAATGACCGCCGCCTGTCACGCCAATGTTGCAATGGTGAAATTATTGCTCGATGCTGGTGCAGACGTTCTAACTACCGATCGTAAAACTGGGGCAACTCCCTTACATAAAGCTTGCCAGGGCGGTAGTGTAGAAGTCGCTCGGCTGCTTTTAGATGCCGGAGCATTTATTGACGCTGTTACGCCGACAATGGGTCATACTCCAATTATGGATGCCCTGTGGTACAAGTGGTTGGAATTGGTGAAGTTACTCGTCGAACGAGGGGCAAACCTCAATTTGAGTACTCACTATGGCTTTACGCTAGACGATCACCTTAACTTTGAACTCAACGTCAACCAAGGCGAAGAAAAGCAGAAATTTATTGTCATTAAACAAATCGTTGATGCGGGTAGAAAAGCTGCACGAGAAAGTATTGAATCTCAACAAGTCATGGCAGCAACCGATCGAGGAAATCTGGATGCAGTTAAGCAGTTAATCGAGAATAAGGCTGATGTCAATACTGTTTATCCTCACATAAATTCCTTTCTCGATGGACATACTCCTCTTTTAGTTGCTGCCCGCGATGGGCATACAGAAATCGTCAGGGAACTCTTGAAAGCAGGTGCGAAAGTCAGGGTCGAAGACTGGGTATTTAAGGGGTCTCCTATCCATAAAGCAACTTATAACGGTAATCCTGAAATTTTGAAAATGCTGGTGGAACACCCCGATATCGATCTGGACGTGCAGGGACCGATCAATGGTTACACGCCCCTTCACGATGCTCTTTGGCATGGATATAACGAATGTGCTGAAATTCTGATTAATGCGAATGCCCGATTAGATTTGAAAGGACATGATGGCAAAACACCTTTGGATATTTCTATTGACGTATATGGTTCAGATGGTGAAATCCCAAAATTGATTCGCTCAAAAATGATATGA